One region of Eupeodes corollae chromosome 1, idEupCoro1.1, whole genome shotgun sequence genomic DNA includes:
- the LOC129939250 gene encoding protein unc-13 homolog 4B-like, which translates to MTSRSSNFGHGSEMSIAESIYYTTGENFQIRQEIVNGGGGGVSGVGGDEFLLKNTLYNNCDNIYTDILIQILNNNTEDLQSQPIIASEDLMEFLMNAFKISPEKHNQLLSIAKSRKGPTFHLNVGIIKIKDLLPRDIKGVLGYFINLYMASNVANQYHTIVEYVPSNPSWDEFFFFPLRGDPKKETLIVEVCKLLNPDQDIPSRINYFGDLKNVLRKIRPPSAPKSFKVIGKTDVPLNSITGSAAIRVWYTFKKGLRNPQKRGSILMQLGISVEKEKRIVAHEHEVLLMRLLKYEQERSTESILWNGKLCHEADAIITQHYIRSGLSENDDFFMKWIAYTIIHEERYISFGLLRTALHEIIKILPSISSAECIQNFWSSVQRILPSCFEVVWKIREDIFKENQGIAMLIDVLGIFQQIESLEIPEYVDLLVNLNLDWLYKSEEEKSIQTIGQVLNESIRKCTTEWLSSAEESFKNEFKDPVREATEIIQNMCFDMHRAINFHHKHFSEIANIKYANILYECYVKILIESCKPTILEACKNLPPLRVVDVYSFSENSNDGDLTTTTVHKQLFEIFLGVKRLVSLGNCLSRSENHLEYHEWFTPVVPFWVETAIHNALIAIKKSIDLDEFKTIDESVHHSSSALDTLSIFYQIKNFWDQINWPNVESMFLFFGRIIDGICRCCIFYATNISAKLSKYNNTKHNLADFEITKEWCVATCNINEITDKLSSFTNHDMGAESIIENIRDNLNAPEAERCSKTIANIVTNCQDNLENEIKILIERMVGEIVCMIQNFLHANIDNLARGASSFEDIFIFLDRNLYVLNSELVGSTFDAMMETLHQTLLVMLYKIAQNSLDTYRPPSFFANLQEVINIMTVCLKNEKQPFSEKTSAILGTLCEFLELHASKTETLIHNYYQEILLKQKNDSSTSSTYGQLTIKANITNSNMLNVTILNGKNLLPESSKKNANTYVKMHFVPPDRFAKIPTQKTAIKSKTIYPLYDEEFKIYLSTPQQQQDDNILVFIVKIQDLFRTSNKYLSECYVSFGEIRASNDKQLHLNLFRPEWVDVNSVIISELEYRKVFDKTAQTFINKLREKNLCKP; encoded by the coding sequence ATGACGTCTAGATCCTCAAACTTTGGTCATGGAAGTGAAATGTCAATCGCCGAAAGTATATACTACACCACTGGAGAAAATTTCCAAATACGACAAGAAATTGTTAACGGTGGCGGAGGTGGTGTCAGTGGTGTCGGCGGTGATGAATTCCTATTGAAAAATACGCTTTACAATAATTGTGATAATATTTATACGgacattttaattcaaatactCAATAACAATACCGAAGACTTACAATCACAGCCAATAATTGCTTCCGAAGATCTCATGGAATTTTTGATGAATGCATTCAAAATTTCACCCGAAAAACACAATCAACTACTTAGTATTGCAAAATCTCGCAAGGGTCCAACATTTCATTTAAACGTtggtataataaaaattaaggaTCTTTTGCCTAGAGACATCAAAGGTGTTTtaggttattttataaatctctATATGGCATCAAATGTAGCTAATCAATATCATACCATTGTCGAATATGTTCCTTCGAATCCCAGTTGGgatgaatttttcttctttccccTGCGAGGGGATCCGAAGAAAGAAACTCTGATTGTTGAAGTCTGTAAATTACTTAATCCTGATCAAGATATCCCATCAAgaatcaattattttggagacttaaaaaatgtcttaagaAAGATAAGACCACCGTCAGCGCCCAAATCTTTTAAGGTAATTGGGAAAACCGATGTGCCGCTGAATTCAATTACCGGATCGGCGGCCATAAGAGTTTGGTATACGTTTAAGAAAGGACTGCGAAATCCACAGAAACGTGGGTCAATTTTGATGCAATTGGGCATAAGTGTTGAGAAGGAAAAACGAATTGTAGCCCATGAACACGAAGTTTTACTTATGCGCTTGTTGAAATACGAACAAGAGAGATCGACAGAGTCAATTTTATGGAATGGGAAACTTTGCCACGAGGCAGACGCCATAATAACACAACATTACATTCGCAGCGGGTTATCAGAAAACGACGACTTCTTCATGAAATGGATAGCCTACACAATAATTCATGAAGAAAGATATATTTCATTTGGTTTGCTAAGGACTGCTCTACACGAAATCATAAAAATACTTCCGTCCATAAGTAGCGCTGAATGCATTCAGAATTTCTGGAGCTCCGTTCAAAGAATCCTGCCATCGTGCTTCGAAGTTGTGTGGAAAATTCGAGAggatattttcaaagaaaaccaAGGTATTGCTATGCTCATAGATGTATTGGGCATTTTTCAGCAAATCGAGTCATTAGAAATCCCCGAATACGTTGATTTATTAGTCAACTTGAACTTAGACTGGCTTTATAAATCCGAAGaagaaaaatctattcaaaCAATCGGACAGGTGCTGAATGAATCCATTCGGAAATGTACCACAGAATGGCTGAGTTCAGCTGAAGAGAGCTTCAAAAACGAATTTAAGGATCCTGTTCGAGAAGCAActgaaataattcaaaatatgtgTTTCGACATGCATCGTGCCATAAACTTCCATCACAAACACTTCAGTGAGATAGCAAACATCAAGTACGCAAATATTCTCTATGAATGTTATGTTAAAATTCTAATCGAATCCTGTAAGCCTACGATACTTGAAGCCTGCAAGAACCTTCCTCCTTTGCGAGTGGTCGATGTGTATAGTTTTTCCGAGAACTCGAACGATGGAGATTTAACGACAACAACAGTTCACAAgcaactttttgaaatattcttggGCGTAAAAAGACTGGTATCACTAGGAAACTGCTTGAGTAGATCGGAGAACCACCTCGAGTATCATGAGTGGTTTACACCGGTAGTGCCCTTTTGGGTAGAAACAGCCATTCATAATGCCCTGATTGCAATTAAGAAATCAATAGACTTAGACGAATTTAAGACAATTGACGAAAGCGTTCACCACAGTTCATCAGCTTTGGATACACTGTCGATATTCTACCAAATCAAAAACTTCTGGGATCAAATCAACTGGCCCAATGTTGAATCAATGTTCCTCTTTTTTGGCCGAATTATAGATGGAATTTGTAGATGCTGCATCTTCTATGCCACCAATATATCGGCAAAGCTTTCGAAATACAACAACACCAAACATAATTTAGCTGATTTTGAAATAACCAAAGAATGGTGTGTGGCTACGTGCAACATTAACGAAATAACAGATAAGCTATCAAGCTTCACGAACCATGACATGGGTGCCGAGagtattattgaaaatatcagAGACAACCTGAATGCCCCGGAGGCAGAAAGATGTTCTAAAACAATAGCAAATATAGTTACCAATTGCCAGGATAATTTagagaatgaaataaaaattctcaTCGAACGAATGGTTGGCGAAATAGTTTGCATGATACAGAATTTTCTTCATGCAAATATCGACAACTTAGCGAGAGGTGCAAGTTCATTCGAAGACATTTTCATATTTCTAGACAGAAACCTTTATGTTCTAAATTCTGAGCTAGTGGGAAGTACATTCGATGCAATGATGGAGACTCTCCATCAAACATTGTTAGTTATGTTGTATAAAATAGCCCAAAACAGTTTGGATACCTATCGACCGCCATCGTTCTTTGCCAATCTTCAGGAAGTCATTAATATAATGACAGTGtgtttgaaaaacgaaaagcaacCATTTTCGGAAAAAACTTCCGCGATCCTAGGAACTCTTTGTGAATTTCTCGAATTACATGCCTCGAAAACAGAAACATTAATCCACAATTATTACCAAGAAATTCTACTCAAGCAAAAGAATGACTCTTCAACATCATCGACATACGGTCAGCTCACTATCAAAGCTAATATAACGAATTCAAATATGTTAAATGTAACAATCTTAAATGGTAAAAATCTTCTTCCCGAGAGTTCGAAAAAGAATGCCAACACATATGTCAAAATGCATTTTGTACCACCTGACAGATTTGCCAAAATACCAACTCAAAAAACGGCCATCAAATCGAAAACCATATATCCACTGTACGATGAAGAGTTTAAAATCTACCTTTCTACACCTCAGCAACAACAAGATgataatattttagtttttattgtaaaaattcaaGATCTTTTTCGAACTTCGAATAAATATTTATCCGAATGTTATGTTTCCTTTGGGGAAATAAGAGCATCTAATGACAAGCAATTACATTTGAACCTTTTTCGACCCGAATGGGTTGATGTAAATTCAGTTATTATTTCTGAGTTGGAATACAGAAAGGTTTTTGATAAAACTGCTCAGACTTTTATTAATAAGCTAAGAGAAAAAAATTTGTGTAAgccctaa
- the LOC129939248 gene encoding protein unc-13 homolog 4B, whose translation MATLNRTASILDENVEEMSVLTIHDGDGCGGGVVEEQITSSKVQHLLSAVEEKSLDVNTDVPDNIIENSTGRNIEELYGEILFETLNNIGCPNSQETCPESLLDFIRDAFKVSQSKHDELYEIANGKEPPKVRLNVEIIKAENLMPKDYNGMSDPFVTLYIESNAVHRYNTSVKPMTLNPVWNEYFSLPIPDDPSQETLVVEVWDFDAAETVGKKMNKFFEVKGVKGLRKFMKEIAYSAATTVKDDNELIGRSVIPLNSIPASGMRVWYHLEKGTRSSRTRGSVLMHLCFSAEKDSRVAAQEHRNLLRILLMHELESSTLEPYLWSGKYETQAEAIITQHYIQSGLSEVDLALCQWDAYTNVHEHHPLSFSLFNTILHKVIETLPTYSADSDFVKTFWEASRRILPSCFYIIRKIRQETFTQKLGVNMLCDVLEILQIFDLLTVPIDVDLFPRSTYGWLGKRNEDDDARLDVKLVLTEAIRIGARDWVNTIKETCEFENENPVQQLNKLVQLMRFDVQRAIEFHHKHFFQTMKLKYAKILYVFYQENIVEFCKPVVIDACDNLVRLPEADVDNVEQFENIDDYTMGTHLFELYLSLKRYISLGTALCTAEEQGELLVYYEWFAPAVSHWLDISLLKALSRIKKAIDLDEFQAVDGNIRHSSSALDTLSIFYTIKIFWEQLAWPDIQGSYAFVGKIVDDVCKCCAFYATRITKRIAEFTGVDPIGPEEFEVTKEWCVAICNIGHIQKSIPAFVRDLGVDGVLKNLGESLSSVEADRCRETIHNVIENAQDTVQNRIAALIAEVAAKMIPVMRGYLFNGIDSLNEELSSVEGLFMYLEKSLAILHAELDEETFERMIDSIWQGFSAVFYELVQGNLDKRRPPSFFVNLREVLNIMASSFKYEDKPFSEITTETLANVQKLLELHASETDVLIHQYYKERFERQKVKAQSVYGQLTVKAIFAANNVLHVHVLNAKNLLPMDSNNLCDSFVKMYYIPLDRFGGIATHKTGVQSKTLFPLYDEEFKVQLTTEHREQEDNMLVFSIKDRDLFGMSSQYLAECYLSFADIIEANGEQIRLNLSRPEYTPDSDCIRALECRQIFDKNARDFIKKLKQRAY comes from the coding sequence ATGGCAACTCTAAATAGAACCGCAAGTATTTTAGATGAAAATGTTGAAGAAATGTCCGTCCTCACCATTCACGATGGTGATGGATGTGGTGGTGGGGTTGTTGAAGAACAAATCACATCATCCAAAGTACAACATCTCCTCTCGGCCGTGGAGGAGAAGAGCTTAGACGTAAACACCGATGTACCCGATAATATCATTGAAAACTCTACCGGTCGCAATATAGAAGAACTGTACGGTGAGATCCTATTTGAAACATTGAACAACATTGGATGCCCGAACTCTCAAGAAACATGCCCTGAATCTCTGTTGGATTTTATTCGTGATGCATTTAAAGTATCACAATCGAAACACGACGAATTGTATGAGATTGCCAATGGCAAGGAACCGCCCAAGGTCCGTTTGAATGTCGAGATAATCAAAGCTGAGAATTTAATGCCAAAAGATTACAATGGGATGTCGGATCCGTTTGTGACATTGTACATCGAATCGAATGCTGTTCATCGATACAACACGTCCGTGAAGCCAATGACACTGAATCCAGTTTGGAATGAGTACTTTTCGCTGCCGATTCCCGATGATCCAAGCCAAGAAACTCTGGTAGTAGAGGTGTGGGACTTCGATGCAGCCGAGACTGTCGGTAAGAAAATGAATAAGTTCTTCGAAGTCAAGGGTGTGAAGGGCCTGCGTAAATTTATGAAGGAAATTGCCTATTCAGCAGCAACGACGGTCAAAGACGATAATGAGTTGATTGGCAGGTCAGTGATTCCGTTGAACTCAATTCCCGCTTCGGGCATGAGAGTGTGGTATCATCTAGAGAAAGGAACGCGCTCATCACGCACCAGAGGCTCGGTTCTAATGCATTTGTGTTTCAGTGCCGAGAAGGATAGTCGGGTAGCAGCTCAGGAACATCGCAACTTGTTGAGAATTCTACTCATGCACGAATTGGAGAGTTCCACACTGGAACCGTATCTCTGGAGCGGAAAGTACGAAACACAAGCCGAAGCAATCATCACTCAGCATTACATTCAGAGCGGCCTGTCCGAGGTCGATTTGGCGTTGTGTCAATGGGATGCATACACTAATGTCCACGAACATCATCCGCTGTCGTTTAGTCTATTTAATACGATTCTGCACAAAGTCATCGAAACATTGCCCACCTATTCGGCAGACAGTGATTTTGTGAAGACCTTCTGGGAGGCTTCGAGGAGAATTCTTCCATCGTGCTTCTATATAATTCGAAAGATTCGTCAAGAGACTTTCACCCAGAAGCTCGGCGTGAATATGCTCTGCGATGTGTTGGAGATCTTGCAAATATTCGACCTCCTGACTGTACCAATCGATGTGGATCTGTTCCCACGATCCACCTACGGATGGCTCGGCAAGAGAAATGAAGATGACGATGCCAGATTAGACGTCAAACTGGTCCTCACTGAGGCCATCCGAATTGGGGCCAGAGACTGGGTGAACACGATCAAGGAGACTTGTGAATTCGAGAACGAAAATCCGGTCCAGCAGCTCAACAAATTAGTCCAGTTGATGCGTTTCGATGTGCAGCGTGCCATTGAGTTCCATCACAAACACTTCTTCCAGACAATGAAGTTGAAATACGCCAAAATACTCTACGTATTCTACCAGGAGAATATCGTTGAATTCTGCAAGCCTGTGGTCATCGATGCTTGTGACAATCTCGTGCGGCTACCGGAGGCCGATGTGGACAATGTCGAGCAGTTCGAGAATATAGATGATTACACAATGGGAACACATCTGTTTGAGTTGTATTTGAGCTTGAAGCGTTACATTTCCCTCGGGACTGCTCTGTGCACAGCCGAGGAGCAAGGGGAACTTTTGGTCTACTATGAATGGTTCGCGCCAGCGGTGTCCCATTGGCTGGATATTTCACTGCTGAAGGCACTTTCTCGAATTAAAAAAGCCATTGACCTGGACGAATTTCAGGCTGTCGATGGGAATATTCGTCATAGCTCGTCCGCACTCGACACTCTTTCGATTTTCTATACCATCAAAATATTTTGGGAGCAACTGGCCTGGCCCGATATCCAGGGATCGTATGCTTTTGTTGGGAAGATAGTCGATGATGTGTGCAAGTGTTGCGCCTTCTACGCCACTCGCATTACCAAGAGAATAGCTGAGTTCACTGGAGTTGACCCAATCGGGCCAGAAGAGTTCGAAGTCACCAAAGAATGGTGCGTTGCCATTTGCAACATCGGCCACATTCAGAAAAGTATTCCAGCTTTTGTCAGGGACCTCGGAGTGGACGGAGTGCTCAAGAACTTGGGGGAGTCTCTGAGTTCGGTCGAGGCAGATCGGTGTCGAGAAACGATTCATAATGTCATCGAGAACGCCCAGGACACCGTGCAGAACCGAATAGCCGCTCTAATAGCAGAGGTAGCTGCTAAAATGATCCCAGTGATGCGGGGATATCTCTTCAATGGCATCGATAGTTTGAACGAGGAGCTCAGCTCAGTTGAAGGACTGTTTATGTACTTAGAGAAGTCCCTGGCCATCCTTCACGCCGAGTTGGACGAGGAAACATTTGAGAGGATGATCGACAGCATCTGGCAGGGATTCTCGGCTGTGTTCTATGAATTAGTGCAGGGCAACTTGGACAAACGCCGACCGCCGTCTTTCTTCGTGAACTTGCGCGAGGTCTTGAATATAATGGCATCGAGCTTCAAATATGAAGATAAACCGTTTTCGGAGATAACAACTGAGACACTGGCCAATGTGCAGAAGCTGCTGGAGCTGCATGCATCCGAAACTGATGTCCTCATCCATCAATACTACAAGGAGCGCTTCGAACGACAAAAAGTCAAAGCTCAATCGGTGTATGGCCAATTGACGGTAAAAGCTATTTTCGCCGCAAATAACGTACTCCATGTGCATGTGTTGAATGCAAAGAATCTCCTGCCCATGGATTCGAATAACCTTTGCGATTCCTTCGTCAAGATGTATTACATACCTTTGGATAGATTTGGTGGCATAGCGACTCATAAAACTGGTGTACAATCCAAGACGCTTTTTCCCCTCTACGATGAAGAATTCAAAGTGCAGCTAACGACAGAACATCGCGAACAGGAGGACAATATGTTGGTATTCAGTATTAAGGATCGTGACTTGTTTGGCATGTCAAGTCAGTATTTAGCAGAGTGTTATTTATCCTTTGCCGATATTATAGAAGCCAATGGTGAACAAATAAGATTGAACCTATCCCGTCCGGAATATACTCCCGATTCGGATTGTATTCGTGCCTTAGAGTGTAGACAGATTTTCGATAAGAATGCACGTGATTTTATTAAGAAACTCAAACAAAGAGCATATTAG